A region of Jonquetella anthropi DSM 22815 DNA encodes the following proteins:
- a CDS encoding LysR family transcriptional regulator: MELRTLKYFLAVAKEENITHAADLLHVTQPTLSRQMAALEEELGAKLFIRTSHRIVLTDDGLLLKSRAQEMIDLAERTKRDFLLDRRTIAGEVAFGCGELLSMSCLSVLMAKFRRQNPQVRYSLFSGNADDIKDRLEKGLLDIGLLLEPVDVARYEFIRLPCQEEWGVLARDDSPLAAQEAVSPDDLASVPLLVTSRTAVQNELRAWFGSRYSRLETVTTFNLLYNAAVMVRSGLGAAIAVRLAAQYEGLRFVPLSPRLTAQSVLAWKNDRQFSPAVRAFIDFTDQCIKSISCDKN; the protein is encoded by the coding sequence ATGGAACTGCGAACGCTGAAATACTTTCTCGCCGTGGCGAAAGAGGAAAATATCACCCACGCCGCCGACCTGCTCCACGTGACTCAGCCGACGCTTTCCCGTCAGATGGCCGCGCTGGAAGAGGAACTGGGCGCCAAGTTGTTCATCCGAACCAGTCACCGCATCGTCCTGACCGACGATGGCTTGCTGCTGAAGAGCCGGGCTCAGGAGATGATTGACCTAGCGGAGCGGACGAAACGGGACTTTCTTCTCGACCGGCGGACGATTGCCGGAGAAGTCGCTTTCGGCTGCGGCGAGCTACTGAGCATGTCGTGCCTGTCGGTGCTGATGGCCAAATTCAGGCGGCAGAACCCACAGGTTCGTTACTCGCTGTTCAGCGGCAACGCCGATGACATTAAAGACCGGCTCGAAAAAGGGCTTCTTGACATCGGCCTGCTGCTTGAGCCGGTAGACGTCGCCCGGTACGAGTTCATCCGGCTACCCTGTCAGGAAGAATGGGGCGTCTTGGCCCGCGACGACTCGCCGCTGGCCGCTCAGGAGGCCGTTTCTCCCGACGACTTGGCGTCGGTTCCGCTGCTAGTGACGTCCCGGACGGCTGTACAGAACGAGCTGCGGGCGTGGTTCGGAAGCCGGTACAGTCGGTTGGAAACCGTGACGACCTTCAACCTGCTCTACAACGCCGCCGTGATGGTGCGCAGCGGCCTCGGCGCGGCGATTGCCGTTCGGTTGGCCGCCCAGTACGAGGGCCTTCGTTTTGTCCCGCTCTCGCCCCGGCTGACTGCCCAGTCAGTTTTGGCGTGGAAGAACGACCGGCAGTTCTCCCCTGCTGTGCGGGCGTTCATCGACTTCACCGACCAATGCATTAAAAGCATATCTTGTGATAAAAACTAA
- a CDS encoding flavodoxin, protein MTGADLEEIRPVSPYTEPYEALTRVVKDELQRGFLRPIEALDRDLSQYDTIFLGSPNWWSTVATPVRTFLNRYSLEGKTVAPFLTHGGGGKGNADRDVKKLCTGQILEMLALYEDGGSRAEGELSAWLQKIGFAAEGGAKE, encoded by the coding sequence CTGACCGGCGCCGATTTGGAAGAAATCCGGCCGGTCTCGCCGTACACCGAGCCATACGAAGCGTTGACGAGGGTCGTCAAAGACGAGCTTCAGCGCGGCTTTCTGAGGCCGATTGAGGCGCTGGACCGCGACCTGAGCCAGTACGACACGATTTTCTTGGGCTCGCCGAACTGGTGGAGCACCGTCGCGACGCCAGTTAGGACGTTTTTGAACCGCTACAGTCTGGAAGGGAAGACCGTCGCCCCGTTCCTCACCCATGGCGGCGGGGGCAAAGGCAACGCCGATCGGGACGTGAAAAAGCTCTGCACCGGGCAGATCCTCGAAATGCTGGCGCTGTACGAGGACGGCGGCTCCCGAGCCGAAGGCGAACTGAGCGCGTGGCTTCAAAAAATAGGATTTGCCGCTGAAGGAGGCGCAAAGGAATGA
- a CDS encoding ABC transporter permease subunit yields MKRIRDFIDDFGWPRLLIALFLVALFVLAPFVGVRFDASINDMLVRFGMNGVMVLAMVPMIQAGCGLNFGLPLGVIAGLLGAITSVEWNMTGLAGVLTAMGVAIPLAVVFGWLYGLLLNKVKGSEMMIATYVGFSSVALMCIMWLVLPYHSPDMVWGYAGKGLRTTISVERFWQHAIGSIGKIQINQFFTLYTGMFLFFFLLCAVMYIFLRTRTGTAMTTVGSNMEYARASGVNIDRMRTLSVILSTVLGAMGIIVYEQSFGFIQLYMGPFYMAFPAVAAILIGGASVKKATITNVIVGTLLFQGILTMTPSVINSMIQTDMSEVIRIIVSNGMILYALTRATKVRS; encoded by the coding sequence ATGAAACGAATTCGAGACTTTATCGACGACTTCGGCTGGCCTCGTCTGCTCATTGCTCTCTTCTTGGTCGCCCTGTTCGTCTTGGCTCCGTTCGTCGGGGTCAGGTTTGACGCGTCGATTAACGACATGTTGGTGCGGTTCGGCATGAACGGCGTCATGGTCTTGGCCATGGTTCCGATGATTCAGGCCGGCTGCGGCTTGAACTTTGGCCTGCCGCTTGGCGTCATCGCCGGGTTGCTGGGCGCTATTACCAGCGTGGAGTGGAACATGACCGGCCTCGCCGGCGTGCTCACCGCCATGGGAGTTGCGATTCCTCTGGCCGTGGTGTTCGGCTGGCTGTACGGGCTGCTGCTGAACAAGGTCAAGGGCAGCGAGATGATGATCGCCACCTACGTCGGATTCTCGTCAGTCGCTTTGATGTGCATCATGTGGCTTGTCCTGCCGTACCACAGCCCCGATATGGTTTGGGGATACGCCGGCAAGGGGCTGCGTACCACCATTTCGGTCGAGCGGTTCTGGCAGCACGCCATTGGCAGCATCGGCAAGATTCAGATCAACCAATTCTTCACGCTGTACACTGGCATGTTCCTGTTCTTCTTCCTGCTCTGCGCGGTGATGTACATTTTCCTGCGCACCCGCACCGGCACGGCCATGACGACGGTCGGTTCGAACATGGAGTACGCCAGAGCCAGCGGCGTGAACATCGATCGGATGAGAACCCTGTCAGTTATCCTGTCGACGGTTCTGGGCGCGATGGGCATTATAGTGTACGAGCAGAGCTTCGGCTTTATCCAGCTCTACATGGGCCCCTTCTACATGGCGTTCCCCGCCGTGGCAGCGATCCTGATCGGCGGCGCGTCGGTCAAGAAGGCGACGATCACCAACGTGATCGTGGGCACCTTGCTGTTCCAAGGTATCCTGACCATGACGCCGTCGGTTATTAACAGCATGATTCAGACGGATATGTCTGAGGTCATCCGCATTATCGTGTCAAACGGCATGATCCTCTATGCTCTGACCCGTGCGACGAAGGTGAGATCATGA
- a CDS encoding cyclic nucleotide-binding protein, whose protein sequence is MEPSDALKRYGIPAELVKDFQSWHIKPEGLDEPDSEGDGVQALLLQAGFSRGEAKLYARSLREGGLAARFVSPCWRAGGKKRFGQFARRKDSLPF, encoded by the coding sequence ATGGAGCCTTCCGACGCGCTGAAGCGGTACGGCATTCCAGCAGAGCTCGTCAAGGACTTCCAAAGCTGGCATATCAAACCGGAGGGGCTTGACGAACCAGACTCAGAAGGGGACGGCGTTCAGGCTCTTCTCCTGCAGGCCGGGTTCAGCCGGGGCGAAGCTAAGTTGTACGCTCGGAGTCTCCGTGAAGGGGGGCTGGCCGCTCGCTTTGTCTCGCCATGCTGGAGAGCCGGCGGGAAGAAACGCTTCGGGCAGTTCGCGAGGAGGAAAGACAGCTTGCCTTTTTAG
- a CDS encoding sugar ABC transporter ATP-binding protein, with the protein MAGEPLLRLENIGKAYFSNRVLHDVSLTLEKGHILGLAGENGAGKSTLMNILFGMKVIQETGGYEGKIFIDGQEVHFKGPQDALEAGVGMVHQEFSLIPGFNVTENIVLNRESLKYNPLVEAFGDRLKTLDRPEMKKRAEKAIEKLNFSLDSETLISDLPVGHKQFTEIAREIEKSKTRILVLDEPTAVLTESEAAILLESMRHLAKLGIAIIFITHRLQEVMEVCDDVVVLRDGRVELVTKPKDTSIREIANAMVGRRIDSSRPAEDHRSHEDAKTAMKIEHLWVDMPGETVRDATLDIKEGEILGIGGLAGQGKLGIANGIMGLYAAGGKVTFEDKELELNNPNSPLSAGISAVSEDRRGVGLLLEETIAWNIVFTTLQNQQRFLKPILGGLLKIRDGQAMDDCAQKYIDALEIKCTGPHQLAQELSGGNQQKICLAKAFETHPKLLFVAEPTRGIDVGAKKTVLDTLKKYNRELGMTIVMISSELEELRSICDRIAIVDKGRIVGIRPASEPSEVFGMLMLNAEEGEE; encoded by the coding sequence ATGGCAGGGGAACCGTTGCTCCGGCTGGAAAACATCGGCAAAGCCTACTTTTCCAACCGAGTTCTGCACGACGTGAGCCTGACCCTCGAAAAGGGGCACATTCTCGGGCTGGCGGGCGAAAACGGCGCCGGAAAATCCACGCTGATGAACATTCTCTTTGGCATGAAGGTCATCCAGGAGACTGGCGGCTATGAGGGAAAGATTTTCATCGACGGACAGGAAGTCCATTTCAAGGGGCCGCAAGACGCTCTTGAAGCCGGCGTCGGCATGGTACATCAGGAGTTCTCTCTCATTCCTGGCTTCAACGTGACCGAAAACATCGTTTTAAACAGAGAGTCGCTCAAGTACAATCCGCTGGTGGAGGCTTTCGGCGACAGGCTGAAGACCCTCGACCGGCCGGAAATGAAGAAACGGGCCGAAAAGGCCATCGAAAAACTGAATTTCTCGTTGGACAGCGAGACGCTGATTTCCGACTTGCCCGTAGGGCACAAACAGTTCACCGAAATTGCCCGGGAAATAGAGAAGAGCAAGACGCGGATTCTCGTCCTTGACGAGCCGACGGCCGTTCTGACCGAGTCCGAAGCGGCAATCCTACTTGAGTCCATGCGCCACTTGGCCAAGCTGGGCATCGCGATCATCTTCATCACCCACCGGCTTCAGGAGGTTATGGAGGTTTGCGACGACGTGGTCGTTCTCCGCGACGGCCGGGTCGAACTGGTGACCAAGCCGAAGGACACGAGCATTCGGGAAATTGCCAACGCCATGGTGGGCCGCCGGATCGACTCAAGCCGGCCGGCAGAGGATCACAGGAGCCACGAAGACGCCAAGACGGCCATGAAAATCGAGCACCTGTGGGTCGACATGCCCGGCGAGACGGTGCGCGACGCGACGTTGGACATCAAGGAAGGCGAGATCCTCGGCATCGGCGGGCTGGCCGGACAGGGGAAACTGGGCATTGCCAACGGCATCATGGGCTTGTACGCTGCCGGCGGCAAGGTCACCTTCGAGGACAAAGAGCTGGAGCTGAACAACCCCAATTCGCCGCTCAGCGCGGGAATTTCCGCCGTGTCGGAGGACCGGCGCGGCGTTGGCCTGCTTCTCGAAGAGACGATCGCTTGGAACATCGTCTTTACCACCTTGCAGAACCAGCAGCGGTTCCTCAAGCCCATTTTGGGCGGCCTGCTCAAGATTCGAGACGGTCAGGCGATGGACGACTGCGCCCAGAAGTACATCGACGCGCTTGAAATCAAGTGCACCGGCCCGCACCAGCTAGCGCAGGAGCTCTCCGGCGGCAACCAGCAGAAGATCTGCCTTGCCAAGGCGTTTGAAACTCACCCCAAACTGCTCTTCGTGGCCGAGCCCACCCGCGGAATCGACGTGGGAGCCAAGAAGACGGTTTTGGACACGCTGAAAAAATACAACCGCGAATTGGGCATGACCATCGTCATGATCTCGTCAGAGCTGGAAGAACTTCGCTCGATCTGCGACCGTATCGCCATCGTCGATAAGGGCAGAATCGTAGGGATCCGCCCGGCGAGCGAGCCGTCCGAGGTCTTCGGAATGCTCATGCTCAACGCCGAAGAAGGGGAGGAATAG
- a CDS encoding DUF3798 domain-containing protein has translation MKKLTASLICLSALCVAAAGFAAEPAKFHIGVCTGTVSQSEDDLRGAEALIARYGDVANGGMIKHITYPDNFMTEQETTISQIAAFADDPLMKAVVTNQGIPGTTEAYRRIREKRPDILLLVGEAHEDPGVIETAADIVVNADNIARGYLIPRCAQKLGCTDFVHISFPRHMSYELLSRRRNIMEVACQDLGIKFHFETAPDPTSDVGVAGAQQFILEKVPAWLAKYGPKTAFFCTNDAHTEPLLKRIAQEGGYFIEADLPSPLMGYPGALGIELSDVAGNFPAILKKVEEAVVKAGGAGRMGTWAYSYGFTNTLALGELAKKYIEEGVDATKIRRHFKATDLFEAYGKETPGAAWNGSYYKDIQTGVEKKNHVLVYQDTYVFGKSYMEMTKEEVPAKYFTIK, from the coding sequence TTGAAGAAGCTCACGGCAAGTTTGATTTGTCTCAGCGCTCTGTGCGTTGCGGCGGCTGGGTTCGCGGCTGAACCGGCCAAGTTCCACATCGGCGTCTGCACCGGCACGGTCTCCCAGTCCGAGGACGACCTTCGCGGTGCTGAAGCTCTGATCGCCCGGTACGGCGATGTCGCCAACGGCGGGATGATCAAGCACATCACCTACCCGGACAACTTCATGACCGAGCAGGAAACCACCATTTCCCAGATTGCCGCGTTTGCTGACGACCCGCTGATGAAGGCGGTCGTGACGAACCAGGGCATTCCCGGAACGACCGAAGCGTATCGCCGTATTCGTGAGAAACGCCCCGACATCCTTCTGTTGGTCGGCGAAGCTCACGAGGACCCGGGCGTCATCGAGACGGCTGCTGATATCGTCGTCAACGCTGACAACATCGCCCGCGGCTATCTGATCCCGCGCTGCGCTCAGAAACTTGGCTGCACCGATTTCGTCCACATTTCCTTCCCGCGCCACATGAGCTATGAGCTCCTGAGCCGCCGCCGCAACATCATGGAAGTGGCCTGCCAGGACTTGGGAATCAAGTTCCACTTCGAGACCGCTCCGGACCCGACCAGCGACGTTGGCGTCGCCGGCGCTCAGCAGTTTATCCTTGAGAAGGTTCCGGCATGGCTTGCCAAGTACGGACCCAAGACCGCTTTCTTCTGCACCAACGACGCTCACACTGAGCCCCTGCTCAAGCGCATCGCTCAGGAAGGCGGCTACTTCATCGAGGCCGACCTGCCGTCGCCGCTGATGGGTTACCCCGGCGCCTTGGGCATCGAGCTGTCTGACGTGGCCGGCAACTTCCCCGCGATCCTGAAGAAGGTCGAAGAGGCTGTTGTGAAGGCTGGCGGCGCTGGCCGCATGGGCACTTGGGCTTACTCCTACGGCTTCACCAACACGCTGGCTCTTGGCGAACTGGCCAAGAAGTACATCGAAGAGGGCGTCGACGCCACCAAGATTCGCCGCCACTTCAAGGCGACCGACCTGTTCGAGGCCTACGGCAAGGAGACCCCGGGCGCTGCTTGGAACGGAAGCTACTACAAAGACATCCAGACCGGCGTCGAGAAGAAGAACCACGTCCTTGTGTACCAGGACACCTACGTGTTCGGCAAGAGCTACATGGAAATGACGAAGGAAGAAGTCCCGGCGAAGTACTTCACCATCAAGTAA
- a CDS encoding cupin domain-containing protein, producing the protein MRVFPLGEVNPFGGFFIGKSYLNMLTRSEPVIAQVTFEPGCRNNWHVHRSASGGGQILLCLSGKGWYQEWEKLARPLAPGDVVVISAGVKHWHGAARTSWFCHLAIEVPGTETSTQWLEPVDEKQYSNVKG; encoded by the coding sequence ATGAGAGTCTTCCCGTTGGGCGAAGTCAACCCGTTCGGCGGGTTTTTCATCGGCAAGTCGTACCTGAATATGCTGACGCGCTCGGAACCGGTCATCGCCCAAGTCACGTTCGAGCCGGGCTGTCGGAACAACTGGCACGTTCACCGCTCGGCCTCCGGCGGCGGTCAGATCCTTCTATGCCTGAGCGGAAAAGGCTGGTACCAGGAGTGGGAAAAACTGGCTCGGCCGCTTGCCCCCGGCGACGTGGTCGTTATCTCGGCTGGCGTCAAACACTGGCACGGCGCGGCTCGGACGAGTTGGTTCTGCCACTTGGCCATCGAAGTTCCCGGAACAGAAACGTCCACCCAGTGGCTTGAACCTGTGGACGAAAAGCAGTATAGTAACGTAAAGGGATAA
- a CDS encoding ABC transporter ATP-binding protein, whose protein sequence is MTALVSARGVGKLYRRGSGNFWALRNVNLTLEEGRVTGLVGQSGCGKSTFCRLATGAERPDEGALTLNFDRGEPWAVQCVFQNPHRSLTPTMTVLDAVTEPLTLFSKLPSRRRRDRAAESLTELGLGEELWNRKPRQLSGGQAQRVALARSLVMTPRLLVLDEPISSLDAPAQAQTLNCIKKLWQRHGLTCLFVAHDLAAVDFLCGRIAVMYGGTVIEEGEREQVVDHPAHSYTKLLLESALGISGGAETRR, encoded by the coding sequence ATGACCGCTTTAGTGAGCGCCCGAGGCGTCGGGAAGCTGTACCGGCGGGGAAGCGGGAACTTTTGGGCCTTGCGGAACGTGAACTTGACGCTGGAAGAGGGCCGGGTTACCGGCCTCGTCGGCCAGTCGGGCTGCGGCAAGTCCACCTTCTGCCGGTTGGCGACGGGCGCTGAGAGGCCCGACGAGGGAGCTCTGACGCTGAACTTCGACCGGGGGGAGCCGTGGGCGGTGCAGTGCGTTTTTCAGAACCCGCACCGGTCGCTCACGCCCACGATGACGGTTCTTGACGCGGTGACCGAGCCGCTGACGCTTTTTTCAAAACTGCCGAGCCGTCGGCGCCGCGATCGGGCGGCCGAGAGCCTGACCGAACTGGGACTTGGAGAAGAGCTGTGGAACCGAAAGCCGCGCCAGCTTTCCGGCGGTCAGGCCCAACGGGTGGCTCTGGCCCGGTCGCTTGTGATGACGCCTCGACTGCTCGTGCTGGACGAGCCGATCAGCTCGCTTGATGCGCCGGCTCAGGCCCAGACGCTGAACTGCATTAAAAAGCTGTGGCAGCGCCACGGGCTGACCTGCCTGTTCGTGGCCCACGATCTGGCGGCGGTCGACTTTTTGTGCGGCCGGATCGCGGTCATGTACGGCGGAACCGTCATTGAGGAAGGGGAGCGCGAACAGGTGGTCGATCATCCGGCCCACTCGTACACGAAACTGTTGCTGGAAAGCGCCTTGGGCATCTCAGGCGGCGCGGAGACTCGGCGATGA
- a CDS encoding ABC transporter permease: MNKWFWRRLRTSVLLLLGVTVLNFSIVALAPGSPIDYLTGPRATQEFLEGRRQALGLDKPVAERYVVWVGRLLRGDMGRSFQGGAPVSGLIGRAMKASLLLMGVGLAVGAALALPLGIWSARRPGGAVDRVTNWLVMVGLGWPNFLLALILLWAFTLKLGWLPSGGTHDLSGAGGLADRLRHLALPATVIAFGVLARLLRYVRSLTAQAIGSPYMASARARGLSERRRLWRHCLPNVTVPLLTLLGLEIPSLVGGAAITEKIFQWPGMGTLLMNAIGRRDYPVILGVNLVVACCVVLTNWAVDVLTHWVDRDGSEEEPR; the protein is encoded by the coding sequence ATGAATAAATGGTTTTGGCGGCGGCTGCGGACGTCGGTATTGCTGCTTCTCGGCGTGACGGTCCTCAACTTCTCGATCGTGGCTCTGGCTCCTGGCAGCCCGATCGACTACCTGACCGGCCCGAGGGCGACGCAGGAGTTTCTCGAAGGACGCCGGCAGGCGCTGGGGCTTGATAAGCCCGTGGCAGAGCGCTACGTCGTCTGGGTTGGCCGGCTGCTGCGCGGCGATATGGGCCGCAGCTTTCAGGGCGGTGCGCCGGTGTCGGGCTTGATCGGCCGGGCCATGAAGGCGTCTCTCTTGCTCATGGGCGTTGGGCTGGCCGTCGGGGCCGCTCTCGCCCTGCCCTTGGGGATTTGGTCGGCCCGCCGGCCCGGCGGGGCCGTCGATCGCGTCACCAACTGGCTCGTCATGGTGGGGCTCGGGTGGCCTAACTTTCTGTTGGCGCTGATCCTGCTGTGGGCGTTTACCCTCAAGCTGGGGTGGCTTCCCAGCGGCGGCACCCACGACCTGTCCGGGGCCGGCGGTCTGGCCGACCGGCTGCGGCACTTGGCCCTTCCTGCGACGGTGATCGCGTTCGGCGTCTTGGCTCGGTTGCTGCGGTACGTCCGCTCGCTGACCGCTCAGGCGATAGGGTCGCCCTACATGGCTTCGGCGAGGGCCAGAGGGCTGTCCGAGCGGCGACGACTGTGGCGTCACTGTCTTCCCAACGTGACAGTTCCGCTGCTGACCCTGCTGGGCCTTGAGATCCCGTCGCTGGTCGGCGGCGCGGCGATTACCGAAAAAATATTCCAGTGGCCCGGCATGGGAACGCTTTTGATGAACGCCATCGGCCGTCGTGATTATCCGGTTATTCTGGGCGTCAACTTGGTCGTGGCTTGCTGCGTGGTGCTCACCAACTGGGCTGTGGACGTCCTGACTCACTGGGTCGATCGGGATGGCTCGGAGGAGGAACCGCGATGA
- a CDS encoding carboxymuconolactone decarboxylase family protein, translating to MTRSEKVTAGRDGLGEFAPQFAALNDDVLFGQVWANEADLSARDRSLVTVTALVSGGISDSSLQYHLQRARDNGVSRREIAAALTHMAFYCGWPRAWAAFRLAKDIWRPGEDEGTAKA from the coding sequence ATGACGCGTTCGGAAAAAGTGACCGCCGGACGGGACGGGCTAGGCGAATTTGCCCCGCAGTTTGCCGCGCTGAACGACGATGTTCTGTTCGGACAGGTGTGGGCGAACGAGGCCGACCTTTCGGCGCGGGACCGCAGCCTCGTGACAGTCACGGCGCTGGTATCGGGCGGGATCAGCGACTCGTCGCTCCAGTATCACCTGCAAAGAGCCCGCGACAACGGGGTAAGCCGGCGCGAGATCGCCGCCGCTCTGACCCATATGGCCTTTTATTGCGGCTGGCCTCGGGCGTGGGCCGCGTTTCGGCTGGCTAAGGATATTTGGCGTCCCGGCGAAGATGAAGGGACTGCGAAGGCATGA
- a CDS encoding flavodoxin, which yields MKKVLLTLALLALVSVSLGRAAGAAEGKKGLVVYFSRSGNTQTVAQEIQKQTGADIFRIEPVQPYPNEYGAATELAKKEKNAAARPAIANEIKNLGEYDVIYLGYPIWWGDMPMIVYSFLDQYDLSGKVIAPFCTHSGSGICDTVGKIRALEPNAQVLDGLEIYGSQAQEAAAKVADWLNKK from the coding sequence ATGAAAAAAGTTCTCTTAACGTTGGCTCTTTTGGCTCTGGTTTCTGTGAGCCTTGGCCGCGCGGCCGGCGCCGCCGAGGGGAAAAAGGGGCTGGTGGTCTACTTCTCCCGGTCGGGGAACACCCAGACTGTCGCTCAGGAAATTCAAAAGCAAACCGGGGCTGATATCTTTCGAATTGAGCCGGTTCAGCCGTACCCGAACGAATACGGCGCTGCCACGGAGTTGGCGAAAAAAGAGAAGAACGCCGCCGCCCGTCCGGCGATCGCCAACGAGATCAAGAACTTGGGCGAGTACGACGTGATTTACTTGGGCTATCCTATCTGGTGGGGTGACATGCCGATGATCGTTTACAGCTTCTTAGATCAGTACGACCTGTCGGGCAAGGTCATCGCCCCGTTTTGCACCCACAGTGGATCGGGGATTTGTGACACGGTCGGAAAGATCAGGGCGCTGGAGCCAAACGCGCAGGTGCTTGACGGCCTTGAAATCTACGGGAGTCAGGCGCAGGAAGCTGCAGCAAAAGTGGCCGACTGGCTGAATAAGAAATAA
- a CDS encoding ABC transporter permease, with the protein MRRKKIWLSALFLGLLSLAALAAPLLAPYDPNLLVGPFRVAPTAQFLLGTDLIGRDVLSRLIYAARVSCGVALGAVTVSSLVGVSIGLLSGWLGGFVDSFLMRVTDVFMSFPDVMLLLVFLAVFGSGAGKMVLLLGLISWPATARVMRAATINIRHEPYLVYASVSGYPSWRIAAFHILPNVAAPLAVNITNAVASAVLAESSLSFLGLGIMPPTASWGTMLSDGQSLSVLLDSPWIWLPPGLMILFTLLALRSLSDGIAESL; encoded by the coding sequence ATGAGACGTAAAAAAATATGGCTCAGCGCCCTCTTTCTCGGGCTTTTATCGCTGGCCGCACTGGCCGCGCCCCTGTTGGCCCCGTACGACCCCAATCTTTTGGTCGGGCCGTTCCGAGTGGCCCCGACGGCTCAGTTTTTGCTCGGAACAGACCTGATCGGCCGCGACGTGCTGAGCCGGCTCATCTACGCCGCCCGAGTGAGCTGCGGCGTTGCGCTCGGCGCCGTGACGGTCAGTTCGCTCGTCGGCGTTTCAATCGGCCTGCTGTCCGGCTGGCTCGGCGGGTTCGTCGACTCGTTTCTCATGCGCGTTACCGACGTGTTCATGTCGTTCCCCGACGTGATGCTGCTGCTGGTGTTCTTGGCCGTTTTCGGCAGCGGCGCGGGGAAAATGGTCCTGCTTTTAGGGCTGATCTCGTGGCCTGCGACCGCCCGGGTCATGCGCGCCGCCACGATCAACATTCGGCACGAGCCGTACCTCGTCTACGCGTCCGTCAGCGGGTACCCGTCCTGGCGAATCGCGGCGTTCCATATCCTGCCCAACGTGGCGGCCCCTCTGGCGGTCAACATCACCAACGCCGTCGCGTCGGCTGTTTTGGCCGAGTCGTCGCTGAGCTTTTTAGGGCTTGGAATCATGCCGCCTACCGCCAGCTGGGGGACGATGCTCAGCGACGGCCAGTCCCTTTCGGTGTTGCTCGACTCGCCGTGGATTTGGCTGCCGCCCGGGCTGATGATCCTTTTCACCCTGCTGGCGCTTCGCTCACTCAGCGACGGGATCGCCGAAAGCCTTTAG
- a CDS encoding DUF3798 domain-containing protein yields the protein MRRCLALLALAGLSVWGTGAFAAQEAACHIGICTGTVSQSEDSLRGAEELIKRYGDAASGGMIKHITYPDNFMSEQETTISQIAAFADDPKMKAVIVNNAIPGTTEAYRRIREKRPDILLLAGEAHEDPSVISSAADLTVSEDFLSLGYVFIAGLHKLGATDFVHVSFPRHMSMELLLRRLEIMKKACADMGMKFHMESSPDPTSDVGVAGSQQFILEKVPAWLAQYGPKTAFFSTSDGQRAPMILRVAEVGGYTIGADLMAYASGLGIDLKDQAGDFAAMRSKIEKDVVAKGASGRLCADAWSYNFVHSVALGELAKKLVDAGVTPQNFRRRFDAKQVFDAFSAETPGSRWLGDFYRDANTGIKLNNFMLIYQDIYTFGVGFLGMTDKPVPAKYFEDK from the coding sequence ATGAGGCGTTGTTTAGCGTTATTGGCACTGGCTGGATTATCCGTTTGGGGGACGGGCGCTTTTGCGGCTCAGGAAGCGGCCTGCCATATCGGCATCTGCACGGGCACGGTTTCTCAGTCCGAGGACTCTCTCCGCGGCGCGGAAGAGCTGATCAAACGCTATGGCGATGCGGCGTCCGGCGGCATGATCAAGCACATCACCTATCCGGACAATTTTATGTCCGAGCAGGAGACGACCATTTCTCAGATCGCCGCGTTCGCCGACGACCCCAAGATGAAGGCTGTCATCGTCAACAACGCGATTCCTGGGACGACCGAGGCGTATCGGCGCATTCGCGAGAAGCGGCCCGACATCCTTCTGCTTGCCGGCGAAGCGCACGAGGACCCGTCCGTCATCAGCTCGGCCGCTGACCTGACCGTCAGCGAGGACTTCCTCTCGCTCGGTTACGTGTTCATCGCCGGGCTGCACAAGCTGGGCGCGACCGACTTCGTTCACGTTTCCTTCCCCCGCCACATGAGTATGGAGCTCTTGCTTCGGCGGCTGGAAATCATGAAGAAAGCCTGCGCCGACATGGGAATGAAGTTCCACATGGAAAGCTCGCCTGACCCGACCAGCGACGTCGGCGTGGCCGGCTCTCAGCAGTTCATTCTGGAAAAGGTCCCCGCGTGGCTGGCCCAGTACGGCCCGAAGACGGCGTTCTTCAGCACCAGTGACGGTCAGCGGGCGCCGATGATTCTTCGGGTCGCCGAAGTCGGCGGCTACACGATTGGCGCCGACCTGATGGCCTACGCCAGCGGCCTCGGCATTGACCTGAAAGATCAGGCCGGCGACTTTGCGGCCATGCGGAGCAAGATCGAAAAAGACGTCGTCGCCAAGGGCGCGTCCGGCCGTCTCTGTGCCGACGCGTGGAGCTACAACTTCGTCCACAGCGTCGCGTTGGGCGAGCTGGCGAAGAAACTGGTCGACGCGGGCGTAACGCCCCAGAACTTCCGCCGTCGCTTCGACGCCAAACAGGTATTTGACGCGTTCAGCGCCGAAACGCCCGGCTCCCGGTGGCTCGGCGACTTCTACCGCGACGCCAACACGGGCATCAAGCTGAACAACTTCATGTTGATTTATCAGGACATCTACACGTTCGGCGTGGGCTTCTTGGGCATGACCGACAAGCCGGTACCGGCCAAGTACTTCGAGGACAAATAA